The following are encoded together in the Patagioenas fasciata isolate bPatFas1 chromosome 7, bPatFas1.hap1, whole genome shotgun sequence genome:
- the CREB1 gene encoding cyclic AMP-responsive element-binding protein 1 isoform X2: MPAAHATSSAPTVTLVQLPNGQTVQVHGVIQAAQPSVIQSPQVQTVQISTIAESEDSQESVDSVTDSQKRREILSRRPSYRKILNDLSSDAPGVPRIEEEKSEEETAAPAIATVTVPTPIYQTSSGQYIAITQGGAIQLSNNGTDGVQGLQTLTMTNAAATQPGTTILQYAQTTDGQQILVPSNQVVVQAASGDVQTYQIRTAPTSTIAPGVVMASSPALPTQPAEEAARKREVRLMKNREAARECRRKKKEYVKCLENRVAVLENQNKTLIEELKALKDLYCHKSD; the protein is encoded by the exons ATGCCAGCAGCTCACGCAACGTCTTCTGCGCCCACGGTGACCTTAGTTCAGCTGCCCAATGGGCAGACAGTTCAAGTACATGGAGTAATTCAGGCAGCCCAGCCATCAGTTATTCAGTCTCCACAGGTCCAGACAGTTCAG ATCTCCACTATAGCAGAAAGTGAAGATTCACAGGAATCAGTAGACAgtgtcacagactcacagaaacgACGAGAAATTCTTTCCAGACGACCCTCCTACAG AAAAATTTTGAATGACTTGTCCTCAGACGCCCCAGGAGTGCCAAGGATCGAAGAAGAAAAGTCTGAAGAGGAAACAGCAGCACCTGCCATCGCCACTGTTACGGTGCCAACTCCCATTTACCAAACCAGCAGTGGGCAGTACA ttgCTATTACCCAAGGAGGAGCAATACAGTTGTCTAACAATGGCACAGATGGAGTACAAGGTCTCCAGACGCTGACTATGACCAACGCAGCTGCAACCCAACCTGGCACCACCATTTTACAATATGCACAGACCACAGACGGGCAACAGATACTCGTACCCAGCAACCAAGTTGTTGTACAAG CTGCCTCAGGAGACGTGCAGACCTACCAGATCCGCACCGCGCCGACCAGCACCATCGCACCCGGCGTCGTCATGGCCTCCTCGCCAGCACTTCCCACCCAGCCGGCAGAAGAGGCCGCACGGAAGAGAGAAGTGCGTCTAATGAAGAACAG AGAGGCAGCACGTGAATGTCGCAGGAAGAAAAAGGAGTATGTGAAATGTCTAGAAAATCGAGTAGCTGTGcttgaaaaccaaaacaagacacTGATTGAGGAATTGAAAGCACTTAAGGACCTTTACTGCCACAAATCAGATTAA
- the CREB1 gene encoding cyclic AMP-responsive element-binding protein 1 isoform X1, which translates to MTMESGAENQQSGDAAVTEAETQQMTVQAQPQIATLAQVSMPAAHATSSAPTVTLVQLPNGQTVQVHGVIQAAQPSVIQSPQVQTVQISTIAESEDSQESVDSVTDSQKRREILSRRPSYRKILNDLSSDAPGVPRIEEEKSEEETAAPAIATVTVPTPIYQTSSGQYIAITQGGAIQLSNNGTDGVQGLQTLTMTNAAATQPGTTILQYAQTTDGQQILVPSNQVVVQAASGDVQTYQIRTAPTSTIAPGVVMASSPALPTQPAEEAARKREVRLMKNREAARECRRKKKEYVKCLENRVAVLENQNKTLIEELKALKDLYCHKSD; encoded by the exons ATGACCATGGAATCTGGAGCAGAGAACCAGCAGAGTGGAGATGCAGCCGTTACAGAGGCAGAAACCCAACAGATGACAGTACAGGCACAACCACAGATTGCAACGTTAGCCCAG GTATCTATGCCAGCAGCTCACGCAACGTCTTCTGCGCCCACGGTGACCTTAGTTCAGCTGCCCAATGGGCAGACAGTTCAAGTACATGGAGTAATTCAGGCAGCCCAGCCATCAGTTATTCAGTCTCCACAGGTCCAGACAGTTCAG ATCTCCACTATAGCAGAAAGTGAAGATTCACAGGAATCAGTAGACAgtgtcacagactcacagaaacgACGAGAAATTCTTTCCAGACGACCCTCCTACAG AAAAATTTTGAATGACTTGTCCTCAGACGCCCCAGGAGTGCCAAGGATCGAAGAAGAAAAGTCTGAAGAGGAAACAGCAGCACCTGCCATCGCCACTGTTACGGTGCCAACTCCCATTTACCAAACCAGCAGTGGGCAGTACA ttgCTATTACCCAAGGAGGAGCAATACAGTTGTCTAACAATGGCACAGATGGAGTACAAGGTCTCCAGACGCTGACTATGACCAACGCAGCTGCAACCCAACCTGGCACCACCATTTTACAATATGCACAGACCACAGACGGGCAACAGATACTCGTACCCAGCAACCAAGTTGTTGTACAAG CTGCCTCAGGAGACGTGCAGACCTACCAGATCCGCACCGCGCCGACCAGCACCATCGCACCCGGCGTCGTCATGGCCTCCTCGCCAGCACTTCCCACCCAGCCGGCAGAAGAGGCCGCACGGAAGAGAGAAGTGCGTCTAATGAAGAACAG AGAGGCAGCACGTGAATGTCGCAGGAAGAAAAAGGAGTATGTGAAATGTCTAGAAAATCGAGTAGCTGTGcttgaaaaccaaaacaagacacTGATTGAGGAATTGAAAGCACTTAAGGACCTTTACTGCCACAAATCAGATTAA